In one Curtobacterium citreum genomic region, the following are encoded:
- a CDS encoding glycosyltransferase family 2 protein produces MSATRPTEAPRTVPTTSTAADRSRYTRRHDPELAASVLDDLQALPEYRPSIGCVIPAYNEEESIAAVLTSLLEQTRLPDVVHVVINNTTDRTFDVAADFAGPHVVERDGVGQRTEVYVHDIGENPDKKVGALNYGFSLIEGCDYMLGVDGDTTAHPDAVEWLAQEIVSDARIGGISAIYSIDDRPFRGPVQRFLIAGQRAQFAAFNMQNMLKGRNMAVLGGQFSIFSMRALHEVMDANHQGSPWVKDSEVEDSLLSLQVKSAGYLTKISARARADVGGMHTLRGLDAQQVKWNFGAIELMWPGQRGDTKGQPFHPNLRLRWVEHASMAMNFLTRVLFVLLLVASLSIHAFVFSPLWLVPPVVAVALNLRVVASMKHRTWRDVLFAALIAPAEVYMWIRLGHFLRAWTRFASKKQTDNWAEQAKAERGSGNAHLAPVAIVLLVMAAAVYGWLQLDVVAQSTILWFGWPVLAVITAMQTLGMVGKLLRRQFGYRV; encoded by the coding sequence GTGTCCGCCACCCGACCCACCGAGGCCCCCCGCACGGTCCCCACCACCTCGACCGCCGCCGACCGCAGCCGCTACACGCGCCGCCACGACCCCGAGCTGGCCGCGTCGGTCCTCGACGACCTGCAGGCGCTGCCGGAGTACCGCCCGTCCATCGGCTGCGTCATCCCGGCCTACAACGAGGAGGAGAGCATCGCCGCCGTGCTCACCTCGCTCCTCGAGCAGACCCGGCTGCCGGACGTGGTGCACGTCGTGATCAACAACACGACGGACCGGACCTTCGACGTCGCCGCGGACTTCGCCGGCCCGCACGTGGTCGAGCGCGACGGCGTCGGGCAGCGCACCGAGGTCTACGTGCACGACATCGGCGAGAACCCGGACAAGAAGGTCGGGGCCCTGAACTACGGCTTCAGCCTCATCGAGGGCTGCGACTACATGCTCGGCGTCGACGGCGACACCACGGCGCACCCGGACGCCGTGGAGTGGCTGGCGCAGGAGATCGTCTCCGACGCGCGCATCGGCGGCATCTCCGCGATCTACTCGATCGACGACCGGCCCTTCCGCGGTCCCGTGCAGCGCTTCCTGATCGCCGGACAGCGCGCCCAGTTCGCCGCGTTCAACATGCAGAACATGCTCAAGGGCCGGAACATGGCGGTCCTCGGCGGCCAGTTCTCGATCTTCTCGATGCGCGCCCTGCACGAGGTCATGGACGCGAACCACCAGGGCTCGCCGTGGGTGAAGGACAGCGAGGTCGAGGACTCCCTGCTCTCGCTCCAGGTGAAGAGCGCCGGGTACCTCACCAAGATCAGCGCCCGCGCCCGCGCCGACGTCGGCGGGATGCACACCCTGCGCGGCCTCGACGCCCAGCAGGTCAAGTGGAACTTCGGCGCGATCGAGCTCATGTGGCCCGGGCAGCGCGGTGACACGAAGGGGCAGCCGTTCCACCCGAACCTGCGCCTGCGCTGGGTCGAGCACGCCTCGATGGCGATGAACTTCCTGACGCGCGTGCTCTTCGTGCTGCTGCTCGTCGCGTCCCTGTCGATCCACGCGTTCGTGTTCAGCCCGCTGTGGCTGGTCCCGCCGGTGGTCGCCGTCGCGCTGAACCTGCGGGTCGTCGCGTCCATGAAGCACCGCACGTGGCGCGACGTGCTGTTCGCGGCGCTCATCGCCCCGGCCGAGGTCTACATGTGGATCCGTCTCGGCCACTTCCTGCGCGCGTGGACCCGCTTCGCGAGCAAGAAGCAGACCGACAACTGGGCCGAGCAGGCGAAGGCCGAGCGCGGCTCGGGCAACGCGCACCTGGCGCCGGTCGCGATCGTCCTGCTCGTGATGGCCGCCGCGGTGTACGGATGGCTGCAGCTCGACGTCGTCGCGCAGTCCACGATCCTGTGGTTCGGCTGGCCGGTGCTCGCCGTGATCACGGCGATGCAGACCCTCGGGATGGTCGGCAAGCTGCTCCGCCGCCAGTTCGGGTACCGGGTCTGA
- the mtnN gene encoding 5'-methylthioadenosine/S-adenosylhomocysteine nucleosidase, which yields MHQESRPVAVVIAAMSEELAAVADLFGGVVLQDGPVGGHDEHHLLDVGGRTVALRRSGIGFTNATAAVAHCFHDFGAVPVISVGTAGGLMRGIAIGDVVVGDHYVNVNADATAFGYALGQVPGMPPGYAPDARMADVAAAAETPYRVRSATIGSSEVFVTEGRARVLREAFPQVAAVDMESAAIAQFAHVHDMPFVSIRGISDLCAPDGDEFKEHLDDASARAARVAHDVVTDLTV from the coding sequence GTGCACCAGGAGTCCCGACCCGTCGCCGTCGTCATCGCGGCCATGAGCGAGGAGCTCGCCGCCGTCGCCGACCTGTTCGGCGGTGTGGTCCTGCAGGACGGCCCCGTCGGCGGACACGACGAGCACCACCTGCTCGACGTCGGCGGCCGGACGGTCGCCCTCCGCCGCAGCGGCATCGGCTTCACGAACGCCACCGCCGCCGTCGCCCACTGCTTCCACGACTTCGGCGCCGTCCCCGTGATCAGCGTCGGCACCGCCGGTGGGCTGATGCGCGGGATCGCCATCGGCGACGTCGTCGTCGGCGACCACTACGTCAACGTGAACGCGGACGCGACCGCCTTCGGGTACGCGCTCGGCCAGGTGCCGGGCATGCCGCCGGGCTACGCGCCGGACGCACGGATGGCCGACGTCGCCGCTGCCGCCGAGACACCGTACCGGGTGCGATCGGCCACGATCGGCTCGAGCGAGGTCTTCGTGACCGAGGGACGGGCGCGCGTCCTGCGCGAGGCGTTCCCCCAGGTCGCGGCCGTCGACATGGAGTCCGCGGCGATCGCCCAGTTCGCCCACGTGCACGACATGCCGTTCGTGTCGATCCGCGGGATCAGCGACCTCTGTGCGCCGGACGGCGACGAGTTCAAGGAGCACCTCGACGACGCGTCCGCGCGTGCGGCGCGCGTCGCGCACGACGTCGTCACCGACCTGACCGTCTGA
- a CDS encoding sensor histidine kinase: MGTRTDRDERAGLRAFRNQLAVVAGIMPVVAFVLVVDRESVGVLAALGTALPLAALAVAAAVPTTVDPRWFAAVLAVDVAAIALIRGDVPSVGISALFTLPALWAGYAFGFPGAATTTAFTVGLLWVGAPGEWVTIDSGDTARLVSLPLVIAAVSGTAAALARRARARQALLHDQAELLRRRLGEVTAREELVRAVLDSVDFDVLAFDAEGNTTVTNAGRSGAAARDLAARTTADGVGSLVRRTLDGAELEEELVPVRREDGRARTYTVSTRLLPDEGGGGGVLVARDVTAERSALQARDDLVASVSHELRTPTTAVLGSVELAREVEGLPADAERLLDVASRNAERLVELVGGILDAAREERVDLVLAPCDLLEVVDAAVEAAEPAARAAGVTLRTSAAASPVTVVADAFRIRQVVDNLVSNAVKYNHDGGWVEIGAHAVGDLVWLIVRDDGIGIADADQDRLFERFFRAESVRSTGIHGTGLGLAICRQIARRHGGDLSVVSVLGEGTTATMTIPAAGPDRTEAVA, encoded by the coding sequence ATGGGGACGCGCACGGACCGGGACGAGCGGGCTGGCCTGCGGGCGTTCCGCAACCAGCTCGCCGTGGTGGCCGGGATCATGCCGGTCGTCGCCTTCGTGCTCGTCGTCGACCGCGAGTCGGTCGGGGTGCTCGCCGCCCTGGGGACCGCGCTGCCGCTGGCGGCCCTCGCGGTCGCGGCCGCGGTCCCCACGACCGTCGACCCGCGGTGGTTCGCGGCCGTGCTCGCCGTCGACGTCGCCGCGATCGCCCTGATCCGCGGGGACGTGCCGTCGGTCGGGATCAGCGCGCTGTTCACACTCCCCGCGCTGTGGGCCGGGTACGCGTTCGGCTTCCCCGGTGCGGCGACCACCACGGCGTTCACGGTCGGCCTGCTCTGGGTCGGCGCGCCCGGCGAGTGGGTGACGATCGACTCCGGCGACACCGCCCGGCTGGTGTCACTCCCCCTCGTGATCGCCGCGGTCAGCGGGACCGCGGCCGCCCTGGCTCGCCGTGCCCGAGCCCGGCAGGCGCTCCTGCACGACCAGGCCGAACTGCTCCGTCGGCGCCTCGGCGAGGTCACCGCGCGCGAGGAACTCGTCCGCGCGGTGCTCGACTCGGTGGACTTCGACGTGCTCGCCTTCGACGCCGAGGGGAACACCACGGTCACGAACGCCGGGCGCAGCGGCGCGGCCGCCCGGGACCTCGCCGCCCGCACCACGGCGGACGGGGTCGGGTCGCTCGTGCGGCGGACCCTGGACGGCGCCGAGCTCGAGGAGGAGCTCGTGCCGGTCCGGCGCGAGGACGGTCGAGCCAGGACGTACACGGTCAGCACGCGCCTGCTGCCCGACGAGGGCGGCGGGGGCGGCGTCCTCGTCGCGCGGGACGTCACCGCCGAGCGGAGTGCCCTGCAGGCCCGGGACGACCTGGTCGCCTCGGTGTCGCACGAGCTCCGCACACCGACCACGGCGGTCCTCGGCTCCGTGGAGCTCGCGCGCGAGGTGGAGGGCCTGCCCGCGGACGCCGAGCGCCTGCTCGACGTGGCTTCCCGCAACGCCGAACGACTCGTCGAGCTCGTCGGCGGCATCCTCGACGCGGCCCGCGAGGAACGTGTCGACCTCGTGCTCGCACCGTGCGACCTGCTCGAGGTCGTCGACGCCGCGGTCGAGGCCGCCGAGCCCGCCGCCCGCGCCGCCGGGGTGACGCTCCGGACGAGCGCGGCGGCGTCCCCCGTGACGGTGGTCGCCGACGCCTTCCGGATCCGGCAGGTCGTCGACAACCTGGTGAGCAACGCCGTCAAGTACAACCACGACGGCGGCTGGGTCGAGATCGGGGCGCACGCGGTCGGCGACCTCGTGTGGCTCATCGTGCGCGACGACGGGATCGGCATCGCTGACGCCGACCAGGACCGGCTGTTCGAGCGGTTCTTCCGTGCCGAGAGCGTTCGGAGCACCGGCATCCACGGCACCGGGCTCGGCCTCGCCATCTGCCGGCAGATCGCCCGGCGGCACGGCGGGGACCTCAGCGTGGTCAGCGTGCTCGGCGAGGGCACCACCGCGACGATGACGATCCCGGCAGCGGGACCCGACCGGACGGAGGCCGTGGCGTGA
- a CDS encoding VOC family protein, whose translation MNVSGPAPYFLLPGTARAALTRWQRVFGGELRIATYADFSRDDGPADAVAHGGLVGGLRLFAADAGPDDESFAASGLLFSLLGAAEPDVLRRWFGDLATDGTVVDPLQQRPWGDWDGVVRDAFGVTWLIGFEASAAATGPALAGS comes from the coding sequence ATGAACGTCAGCGGACCGGCACCGTACTTCCTGCTCCCCGGGACGGCACGGGCAGCGCTCACCCGGTGGCAGCGGGTCTTCGGCGGCGAGCTCCGGATCGCCACCTACGCCGACTTCTCCCGCGACGACGGTCCGGCCGACGCCGTGGCGCACGGCGGGCTCGTCGGTGGTCTCCGGCTGTTCGCGGCGGACGCCGGCCCCGACGACGAGTCCTTCGCGGCGTCGGGCCTGCTCTTCTCCCTGCTCGGCGCGGCGGAACCCGACGTCCTGCGGCGGTGGTTCGGGGACCTGGCCACCGACGGCACCGTGGTCGACCCGCTGCAGCAACGACCGTGGGGCGACTGGGACGGCGTCGTCCGGGACGCCTTCGGGGTCACGTGGCTGATCGGTTTCGAGGCGTCCGCAGCGGCGACCGGCCCGGCCCTGGCCGGCTCCTAG
- a CDS encoding acyl-CoA-like ligand-binding transcription factor, whose product MGTVGRPRTIDPDAVSLVALRMFDDLGFDAVSMDEVAVAAGVSRRSLFRLFPSKAALVWGGLDEFADRFTAALRERPTNETSAEALRAAYRIGATFPDDVVETTRHRLRVIRAEPSLGLVGAETIAALTRTVVRFVAERDGRSHTDLEVVVRANVLVAAASAALTWWAVDGDGRPEDAVDRALSMLG is encoded by the coding sequence ATGGGAACCGTCGGACGCCCGCGCACGATCGATCCGGATGCGGTGTCGCTCGTCGCGCTCCGGATGTTCGACGACCTGGGCTTCGACGCCGTCTCGATGGACGAGGTCGCGGTGGCCGCCGGGGTCAGCCGTCGTTCGTTGTTCCGCCTGTTCCCGAGCAAGGCCGCGCTGGTCTGGGGCGGCCTCGACGAGTTCGCCGACCGCTTCACCGCCGCGCTGCGGGAACGCCCGACGAACGAGACGTCCGCGGAGGCCCTGCGGGCCGCGTACCGGATCGGCGCGACCTTCCCGGACGACGTCGTCGAGACGACACGGCACCGACTCCGGGTGATCCGCGCGGAGCCGTCGCTCGGCCTGGTCGGCGCGGAGACGATCGCCGCCCTGACGAGGACCGTCGTCCGGTTCGTCGCGGAGCGGGACGGGCGATCGCACACCGACCTCGAGGTGGTCGTGCGGGCGAACGTCCTGGTAGCGGCCGCGAGCGCCGCACTCACGTGGTGGGCGGTCGACGGCGACGGACGCCCCGAGGACGCCGTCGACCGCGCCCTCTCGATGCTCGGCTGA
- a CDS encoding DUF808 domain-containing protein, translated as MSVGLLAVVDDILSAALKASAKTAGVVIDDAAVTPQYVQGLEPARELPVVGRIALGSLFNKFVIIIPLALLLSAFAPWVLPWLLVIGGTYLCFEGAEKVTEWFGVHHAAHGDEQPTTEPKLVFGAIRTDLILSTEIMLIALASLDTSLGFWPTVGALALIGAGMTALVYGAVALLVKVDDIGLQMMKQESRRTRRVGARVVAAMPTVFRVISIVGTVAMLWVGGHLVIANLAETFWSGPYDLLHVVEHAVEAAGPVVTWIVDTAVSAVLGLVLGMVVVGIVLGVGRLRRRSH; from the coding sequence ATGTCAGTCGGGTTGCTCGCCGTGGTGGACGACATCCTCTCCGCGGCCCTCAAGGCCAGCGCGAAGACCGCCGGCGTGGTGATCGACGACGCGGCGGTGACCCCGCAGTACGTGCAGGGCCTGGAGCCCGCGCGTGAGCTGCCGGTGGTCGGGCGCATCGCCCTGGGCAGCCTGTTCAACAAGTTCGTCATCATCATCCCCCTGGCCCTGCTGCTGTCGGCCTTCGCGCCGTGGGTGCTCCCGTGGCTCCTGGTGATCGGCGGCACGTACCTGTGCTTCGAGGGCGCCGAGAAGGTCACCGAGTGGTTCGGGGTGCACCACGCGGCGCACGGCGACGAGCAGCCGACGACCGAGCCGAAGCTCGTGTTCGGCGCGATCCGCACGGACCTCATCCTGAGCACCGAGATCATGCTCATCGCGCTCGCGAGCCTGGACACGAGCCTCGGGTTCTGGCCGACCGTCGGGGCCCTCGCGCTCATCGGCGCCGGCATGACCGCGCTCGTCTACGGCGCGGTGGCGCTCCTGGTCAAGGTCGACGACATCGGCCTGCAGATGATGAAGCAGGAGTCGCGCCGCACCCGACGTGTGGGCGCCCGGGTCGTCGCCGCGATGCCGACGGTGTTCCGCGTGATCAGCATCGTCGGGACCGTGGCGATGCTCTGGGTCGGCGGGCACCTGGTGATCGCGAACCTCGCCGAGACGTTCTGGTCCGGACCCTACGACCTGCTGCACGTGGTCGAACACGCGGTGGAGGCTGCCGGACCGGTCGTCACCTGGATCGTCGACACGGCCGTGTCCGCCGTCCTCGGGCTCGTGCTCGGCATGGTCGTCGTGGGCATCGTGCTCGGCGTCGGTCGGCTGCGGCGCCGCTCGCACTGA
- a CDS encoding potassium transporter Kup: MTETRSPSPTTDTVADDGHVPGKGVVALALAALGVVFGDIGTSPLYALRTVFTIDGGIVKATQEDVYGVISIMFWSVTVVVSIKYVLVLMRADNNGEGGVMALAALARRLYAERRGGATIFLVIGIIGVSLFYGDSVITPAVSVLSAVEGLSTAAPSVEHLIVPIAAVILVLLFAVQRFGTGKVGNLFGPVMLLWFAVIAVAGVPHIIAHPGVLQGLSPTWAVTFLVAHPYITFVAMGAVVLVITGAEALYADMGHFGRPAILRAWFFVVFPALVLNYLGQASLVLEDPSAAKDPFFLLFPDGLRLPVVVLATAATVIASQAVISGAFSLTRQAVQLGLLPPLTIRQTSREEGGQIYLPAVNLLLFIGVMAIMLAFRSSASLATAYGVSVTGALVVDTLLLLLVVKPLWQWKTWKLVLAAVVFGGLELTFLAGNLSKILHGGWVPLLIALAVITLMTTWRRGRQLVQDERKEREGSLAEFIERVNTKHIPRVEGIAIFPHPNKETTPLALRANVEHNHVMHRTVLIVSVLTANVPHVPHAKAFFRDDLGYEDDGIDHITVKFGFSDDQDLPRALHAACLAEVLDIDPDEMQHASYFISRGALRPQPGNRGMARWRKKLFVGLAHNAADPAARFGLPAQRTVTMGSDVEI, encoded by the coding sequence GTGACCGAGACCCGCTCACCGTCGCCCACCACGGACACCGTGGCCGACGACGGCCACGTCCCCGGCAAGGGCGTCGTCGCGCTGGCACTGGCGGCGCTCGGCGTCGTCTTCGGCGACATCGGCACCAGCCCGCTCTACGCGCTGCGCACCGTCTTCACGATCGACGGCGGCATCGTCAAGGCGACGCAGGAGGACGTCTACGGCGTCATCTCGATCATGTTCTGGAGCGTCACGGTCGTCGTGTCGATCAAGTACGTGCTCGTGCTCATGCGGGCCGACAACAACGGCGAGGGCGGGGTGATGGCGCTCGCCGCCCTCGCACGGCGGCTGTACGCCGAGCGCCGCGGCGGGGCGACGATCTTCCTGGTGATCGGGATCATCGGCGTCTCGCTGTTCTACGGCGACTCGGTGATCACACCGGCGGTCTCGGTGCTCTCCGCGGTCGAGGGCCTGTCCACCGCGGCGCCGTCGGTCGAGCACCTGATCGTCCCGATCGCCGCGGTGATCCTCGTGCTGCTGTTCGCCGTCCAGCGGTTCGGCACGGGCAAGGTCGGCAACCTGTTCGGTCCCGTGATGCTCCTGTGGTTCGCGGTGATCGCGGTGGCCGGCGTGCCGCACATCATCGCGCACCCGGGCGTCCTGCAGGGGCTCTCGCCGACCTGGGCGGTCACGTTCCTCGTCGCGCACCCGTACATCACGTTCGTGGCGATGGGGGCGGTCGTCCTCGTCATCACCGGGGCCGAGGCGCTGTACGCCGACATGGGGCACTTCGGTCGCCCGGCGATCCTGCGCGCGTGGTTCTTCGTGGTGTTCCCGGCGCTCGTGCTCAACTACCTCGGCCAGGCGTCGCTGGTGCTCGAGGACCCCTCGGCGGCGAAGGACCCGTTCTTCCTGCTGTTCCCCGACGGTCTGCGGCTCCCCGTCGTGGTGCTCGCCACCGCGGCCACGGTGATCGCGAGCCAGGCGGTCATCAGCGGGGCGTTCTCGCTGACACGGCAGGCCGTGCAGCTCGGGCTGCTGCCGCCGCTGACGATCCGGCAGACCTCGCGTGAAGAAGGCGGCCAGATCTACCTGCCCGCCGTGAACCTGCTGCTGTTCATCGGCGTGATGGCGATCATGCTGGCGTTCCGGTCGTCCGCGAGCCTCGCGACCGCGTACGGGGTGTCCGTGACCGGCGCGCTCGTCGTCGACACCCTGCTGCTCCTCCTCGTCGTGAAGCCGCTCTGGCAGTGGAAGACGTGGAAGCTCGTGCTCGCCGCGGTCGTCTTCGGTGGGCTCGAGCTGACCTTCCTCGCCGGCAACCTGTCGAAGATCCTGCACGGCGGGTGGGTCCCGCTCCTGATCGCGCTGGCCGTCATCACGCTCATGACGACGTGGCGCCGGGGTCGGCAGCTCGTGCAGGACGAACGCAAGGAGCGCGAGGGGTCCCTCGCCGAGTTCATCGAGCGCGTCAACACGAAGCACATCCCGCGGGTCGAGGGGATCGCGATCTTCCCGCACCCGAACAAGGAGACCACCCCGCTCGCGCTCCGGGCGAACGTCGAGCACAACCACGTGATGCACCGGACCGTGCTCATCGTGTCCGTGCTCACCGCCAACGTGCCGCACGTCCCGCACGCCAAGGCGTTCTTCCGCGACGACCTGGGATACGAGGACGACGGGATCGACCACATCACCGTGAAGTTCGGGTTCTCCGACGACCAGGACCTGCCCCGTGCCCTGCACGCCGCGTGCCTGGCCGAGGTGCTCGACATCGACCCGGACGAGATGCAGCACGCGTCGTACTTCATCTCCCGCGGCGCGCTCCGGCCGCAGCCGGGCAACCGGGGCATGGCGCGGTGGCGGAAGAAGCTGTTCGTGGGGCTCGCGCACAACGCCGCCGATCCCGCCGCGCGGTTCGGGCTGCCGGCGCAGCGCACCGTGACGATGGGCAGCGACGTCGAGATCTGA